CCTCGTCCAGCGCGCGGGTGAGCGGCTCGGCGTCGGCGGCGAGGCCGCTCAGCGACGCGGCGCTGTCCCGCAGGCGCCGGACGACCGGCGCGGCCTTGGTCCCCAACCGGGTCAGCGAGGGCGCGACCTCGCGGGTCGTGGCCAGGGCCGGCCGGGCGGCCGTCGCGAAGCCGGGCAGGGCCCGGAGGGTCGAGACGAGCGCCGGCGCGGTCGTGCGCAGGCCGCGGGCGGCGGGGCGCAGCGGCGTGCCCGTGCGGTCCAGGCGGCGCAGCGTCGTGCGCAGCTGGGCCAGCGCGCCAGGCGCCCGGCGCAGCGACGCGTCGAGCCCGGCGCGCCCGGCCGCGGGCGCGGCCAGCGCGTCGGCGCCCGTGCGCACGAGGCGGCCGAGGTCGTCGCGCTGGCGGGCCACCTCGCCGCTGACGCGGTCGGCCTCGACCAGCAGCCGCTCGAGCACGCCGGTGTCCTGGCCGAGCTGGCGCAGGAGCTCGTGGGCGTCGCCGAGCGTCGGTGGCAGGCGCCGCAGGATCGCCTCGAGGTCGGCGCCACGACGGCCGAGGGCGACGCCGGTCTCCCCGAGCAGCAGCCCGAGCCGGTCGCGCGTCGCCGGGTCGAGCACGTCGAGGACGTCGTCGAGCTCGACGGGCGTGGAGGTGCTGCGCAGGGGGATGCGCTCGCCGGGCAGCGGCCGCGCCCGGTCGCCCACCTGGAGGTCGACGAACTTCTCACCGAGGAGGTTGAATGCGCGGACCGCCGCCCGCGCCCCGGCCCCCGGCACCGCGTCGCGCTCGACCTCGAGCGTCACCTCCGCGGTGTCGCGCGGGGTGATCCGCAGGTCGGTGACGGCACCGACCTTGGCGCCGCTGACCCGGACGAGCGAGCCCTCGCGCAGGCCGGCGGCGTCGCGCAGCTCGGCCTTGACCGCCACGTGCTCCTCCCCCTCGCCGCGTGCGAGGAGCACGACCGCCGCGAGCACCGCCACGAGCGCGAAGCCGGTGAGCATCCGCACGCGCCTCATCCGCGCGACTCCGGGTCGTTGGCCGGGTCCTGCAGCGCGTCGGTCGCCCCGCACGAGGGCAGCGGCTGAGGCTGCAGGACGCTCAGGCCGGGCGGGCGCACGAGGCTGTAGCGCAGCTGCGGGAACAGGCCGGCCACCGCGCGGCTGGGCAGCGGGGTGGCGTTCGGGAACGGCAGGACCTGGCCGTTGAGCCAGGCGTAGCGGCCGGCCTTGTCGTAGCCGGTGTTGAAGGCCGCCCAGGACGACAGCAGGCCGGCGGTCTCGGGCGCGTAGGCCCGCACGCAGGCCAGCATCGGCTGCAGGCGGTCGAGCACCGGGCGCAGGCGCCGGACCTGCGGCACCGCGTCGGCGAGGAAGCCGGCGACGTCGCCGCCGCGGCGCTGCACCGTCGCGAGCGTCGCCTCGAGGTCCGGCGCGACCTGGCGCAGGGTGCCGACCGCCTCGTCGAGCGGGGCCGCGGTGCGGCGCAGCTCGCGCGCCCCCGGGGCGACGTCGCGCACGAGGGCGTCCACCCGGCCCAGCGAGCCGTCCACGCGGCCGAGCGTCGCGCGCGCGGTGCGCAGGGCGCCGGGCAGGCGGGCCAGCGTCGCGCGCAGCTCCGGCCCGCTGCGGGCCGTGGCGCTCAGGGTCCGCGCGGCGCCGTCGACCAGGCCGCGCAGCTCGCCGTCGCGGCGGGCCAGCTCGCCCGCCACCCCGGCGCCCGAGCGCAGGAGCGCCTCGAGCGCGTAGGGGTCCTTGGAGAGGCCGTCGAACGTCGCGGCGGCCTCGACGAGCGCGTCGCCCGCCGTCGCCATCCCCTCGGCCAGGCGCGCGCCGCGGGGGCCGAAGGTCGCGGCGCCCTCGTCGATGAGCCCGCCCAGGCCCGCCCGCGTGCGCGGGTCGAAGGTGTCGAAGACCTGGTCGAACTCGATCGGCGCGGTCGTGTCGCGCACCGGCAGGCGGTCGCCGTCCTCGAGCGGTGCGCCGGCGGCCGGGCCGGGGACGAGCTCGACGTAGCGGTTGGCGTAGGAGACCGTCCCGCCCAGGCGCAGCGCGGCCTGGGTGCCCCGGCGCAGCGGCCACAGGGCGTCGTCGTCGATGCGCAGCGCCACGTCGGCGTGGCCGTCGCGCAGCTCGACGTCGCCGACCGTCCCGACCTTGACGCCGCCCGCGCGGACCTCCGCCCCCTCCACGAGGTTCACCGCGCTGGAGAACGCCGCGCGCAGCTCCCGTCCGTCGCCGCCCGCGCGCAGGAGCAGCGCGAGCGCGGCGGCGCCGGCGACGAGCAGGACGGTCGTGGCGAGGCGCCCGCGGGTCATCCGCCGATCGGGAGGCGGGCGTCGGCGCCCCAGAAGAGGATGGTCAGGGTGCCGCCGATGACGTGGATCAGCACGAGGTTCACGACCATCGACCGCGCCGTCGCCTCCCCCACCTCCACCGGCCCGCCGCGCGCGGTGTAGCCGTAGAACAGGCCGGTCAGGACGACGCTGATGCCGACCGCCATCCCCTTGACGAGCGACAGGACGTCGTCGAGGACGTCGTGGGCCGGGCCGAAGTGGCCGCCGAGCCAGGCGCCCTTGGAGACCTCGCCGACCTGGAGCACGACCACCAGCCCCGAGCCCAGCGTGCCGGCGAGCATCGCGATGACGTAGATCACCGGCAGCGCGACGAGCGCCGCCAACAGGCGCGTCGCGACGACGAAGCGCATGCTGTCGGTGCCCATGACCTCCATCGCGTCGATCTCCTCGGCGATGCGCATGGAGCCGATCTCGGCCACCAGGCCGCAGGCGACCTTCGCGGCGAGGATGTAGCCGAACATCAGGGGGAACGCCTCGCGGACGTCGCACAGGACGGTGAAGATCCCGACCGCGCCGGTGGCCCCGAAGGCCTTGGTGAAGTAGCTCGTGAACAGCCCGCACTCGGCGCCGATGACGAACGTCATGCCGACGACGACCACCGCGGAGCCGGCGATGAGGATCGCCGCCTGGCGCAGCGCCTCGCCGAGGTAGAGCCACACGCCGCGCAGCGACAGCACGGCCCGCGCCGCGAAGCGGGTCAGCTCGCCGAGCTCCCGGACGCCGGCGACGATCGCGCCCATCAGCGCAGACCCGCCAGCTCGGGGAACAGCGCCAGCGTGAGGGAGGTCACGACGTAGTTGACGACCCACAGCGCGACGAACGACAGGACGACGGCCTGGTTGACCGCGCGCCCGACGCCCTCGGGCCCGCCCTTGGCGTTGAGGCCCTTGTAGCAGCAGACCGTCGCGATGA
The DNA window shown above is from Conexibacter sp. SYSU D00693 and carries:
- a CDS encoding MlaD family protein; the encoded protein is MRRVRMLTGFALVAVLAAVVLLARGEGEEHVAVKAELRDAAGLREGSLVRVSGAKVGAVTDLRITPRDTAEVTLEVERDAVPGAGARAAVRAFNLLGEKFVDLQVGDRARPLPGERIPLRSTSTPVELDDVLDVLDPATRDRLGLLLGETGVALGRRGADLEAILRRLPPTLGDAHELLRQLGQDTGVLERLLVEADRVSGEVARQRDDLGRLVRTGADALAAPAAGRAGLDASLRRAPGALAQLRTTLRRLDRTGTPLRPAARGLRTTAPALVSTLRALPGFATAARPALATTREVAPSLTRLGTKAAPVVRRLRDSAASLSGLAADAEPLTRALDEGGGRDLLSTMQNWALAIQTRDGVGHVFRVALMLTPDLLRDVQAYLAQPTKRRAGDRRPAAATRPGPRPAAPRLPDAVREPVQRVADGVKRPVDRVLEDVRKPLEPVVETVKPLLDLLLGP
- a CDS encoding MlaD family protein is translated as MTRGRLATTVLLVAGAAALALLLRAGGDGRELRAAFSSAVNLVEGAEVRAGGVKVGTVGDVELRDGHADVALRIDDDALWPLRRGTQAALRLGGTVSYANRYVELVPGPAAGAPLEDGDRLPVRDTTAPIEFDQVFDTFDPRTRAGLGGLIDEGAATFGPRGARLAEGMATAGDALVEAAATFDGLSKDPYALEALLRSGAGVAGELARRDGELRGLVDGAARTLSATARSGPELRATLARLPGALRTARATLGRVDGSLGRVDALVRDVAPGARELRRTAAPLDEAVGTLRQVAPDLEATLATVQRRGGDVAGFLADAVPQVRRLRPVLDRLQPMLACVRAYAPETAGLLSSWAAFNTGYDKAGRYAWLNGQVLPFPNATPLPSRAVAGLFPQLRYSLVRPPGLSVLQPQPLPSCGATDALQDPANDPESRG
- a CDS encoding ABC transporter permease is translated as MGAIVAGVRELGELTRFAARAVLSLRGVWLYLGEALRQAAILIAGSAVVVVGMTFVIGAECGLFTSYFTKAFGATGAVGIFTVLCDVREAFPLMFGYILAAKVACGLVAEIGSMRIAEEIDAMEVMGTDSMRFVVATRLLAALVALPVIYVIAMLAGTLGSGLVVVLQVGEVSKGAWLGGHFGPAHDVLDDVLSLVKGMAVGISVVLTGLFYGYTARGGPVEVGEATARSMVVNLVLIHVIGGTLTILFWGADARLPIGG